Proteins from one Haliaeetus albicilla chromosome 4, bHalAlb1.1, whole genome shotgun sequence genomic window:
- the RAB3GAP1 gene encoding rab3 GTPase-activating protein catalytic subunit isoform X2 — translation MAADSEPESEVFEITDFTTASEWERFISKIEEVLNDWKLIGISSGKPLEKGVYTTGVWEEKSDEISFADFKFSITHHFLVQEPSDKDGKEEPVEDALPLPMQDLLCMNNDFPPRAHCLVRWYGLREFVVIAPAANNDAVLSESKCNLLLSSVSITLGNTGCQVPLFVQIHHKWRRMYVGECQGPGVRTDFEMVHLRKVPNQYTHLSGLLDIFKSKIGCPLTPLLPVSMAIRLTYVLQDWQQYFWPQQPPDIDALVGGEVGGLEFGKLPFGACEDPISELHLATTWPHLTEGIIVDNDVYSDLDPIQAPQWSVRVRKADNPQCLLGDFLTEFFKLCRRKESTDEILGRSAFEEEGKEVADITHALSKLTEPAPVPIHKLSVTNMVHSAKKKIRKHRGVDESPLNNEVLNTILLFLFPDAADKLADGFESRTSTSAGNNPPPENEDYTLFSQFKSAPSDSLTYKLALCLCMINFYHGGVKGVAHLWQEFVLEMRYRWENNYLIPGLANGPPDLRCCLLHQKLQMLNCCIERKKARDEGKRGSMPDRSPGGTSGDTGKGADHSGDNPDKEKEVGKSWESWSDSEEEFFECLSDTEDLKGNGQENGKKGGAKEGNKESVNLKPEGRLHPHGKLTLLHPGEPLYIPITQEPAPMTEDLLEEQSEVLAKLGTSAEGAHLRARMQSACLLSDMESFKAANPGCCLEDFVRWYSPRDYIEEEVVDEKGNIVIKGELSARMKIPSNMWVEAWETAKPVPARRQKRLFDDTREAEKVLHYLAVQKPADLARHLLPCIIHAAVLKVKEEEALEDISSVKKIIKQIISHSSKVLRFPSPEDKKLEEIIAQIMSVEAIIARARSLKAKFGVEKCENEEEKEDLQRFVNCLLEQPEVSVIGAGRGPAGSIIHKLFVNAQRVSAVPPLDEELRSVSSEERRLNTGTVSDFPPPTGREVILRTTVPRPATYSKPLPQRMYSVLTKEDFRLAGAFSADTTFF, via the exons ATGGCGGCGGACAGCGAA CCCGAGTCGGAGGTGTTTGAGATCACGGACTTCACCACCGCCTCCGAGTGGGAGAG atttatttcaaaaatagaAGAAGTGTTGAATGACTGGAAACTTATTGGGATTTCTTCAGGCAAACCTCTGGAAAAG gGTGTATACACCACAGGAGTGTGGGAAGAGAAATCAGATGAAATTTCATTTGCAGACTTCAAATTCTCAATTACCCATCATTTTCTTGTACAAGAACCCAGTGACAAAGATGGGAAAGAAGAACCGGTAGAAG atgcCCTTCCTCTGCCTATGCAGGACTTGCTGTGCATGAACAATGACTTTCCTCCTAGAGCTCACTGTCTGGTAAGATG GTATGGCTTACGTGAGTTTGTGGTTATTGCTCCGGCTGCAAATAATGACGCAGTTCTTAGTGAATCCAAATGTAACCTTTTGCTGAGTTCTGTTTCCATTACATTGGGGAACACTGGCTG TCAGGTACCACTATTTGTGCAAATACATCATAAATGGCGACGAATGTATGTTGGAGAATGTCAGGGTCCAGGAGTTCGAACTGACTTCGAAATGGTTCATCTTCGCAAAGTGCCAAATCAGTATACTCATTTATCAGGATTACTGGATATCTTCAAATCCAAGATT GGATGCCCTTTAACACCACTGCTTCCGGTTAGTATGGCTATTCGGCTTACGTATGTGCTTCAAGACTGGCAGCAGTATTTCTGGCCGCAGCAGCCACCAG ATATAGATGCTCTAGTTGGGGGAGAAGTTGGAGGCCTTGAGTTTGGGAAGTTACCATTTGGTGCCTGTGAAGATCCTATTAG tgagCTTCATTTAGCTACTACGTGGCCTCACCTAACAGAAGGTATAATTGTCGACAATGATGTTTATTC tgacctGGATCCTATTCAAGCACCCCAGTGGTCCGTGAGAGTCAGAAAAGCAGATAACCCTCAGTGTTTATTGG GTGACTTTCTTACTGAATTCTTCAAGCTTTGCCGTAGGAAGGAGTCAACCGATGAGATACTTGGAAGGTCTGCAtttgaagaggaaggaaaag aggTTGCTGATATTACCCATGCTTTGTCGAAGCTCACAGAGCCAGCACCAGTCCCAATCCATAAATTATCAGTCACGAATATGGTTCacagtgcaaagaaaaaaattcgCAAACACAGAGGTGTAGATGAATCGCCTTTAAACAATGAAGTTCTGAACACTATTCTTCTG TTCTTATTTCCTGATGCTGCTGACAAACTTGCAGATGGATTTGAAAGCAGAACGAGCACTTCAGCAGGAAACAATCCTCCTCCAGAGAATGAAGATTAT ACTCTCTTCAGTCAGTTTAAATCTGCTCCTTCTGATAGTCTGACATACAAACTAGCTTTATGTCTTTGTATGATAAACTTCTACCATGGAGGAGTAAAAGGAGTGGCACATCTTTGGCAAGAATTTGTGTTAGAAATGCGCTACAGATGGGAGAACAATTACCTTATTCCAGG ATTAGCTAATGGCCCTCCAGATCTGAGATGCTGTTTACTGCATCAGAAACTTCAG ATGTTAAATTGTTgcatagaaagaaagaaagcaagagatgaggggaaaagggggagcATGCCTGATCGTTCACCTGGTGGTACTTCTGGTGATACTGGCAAAGGAGCAGACCACTCTGGAGATAACCCtgataaggaaaaagaagttgGCAAGTCTTGGGAATCGTGGAGTGACAGTGAAGAGGAATTTTTTGAATGTCTAAGTGACACAGAAGATCTTAAAGGAAATGggcaggaaaatggaaagaaaggaggagcaAAAGAAGGCAACAAAGAGTCTGTAAACTTAAAACCAGAAGGTCGTCTGCATCCACATGGAAAGCTGACACTGCTGCATCCAGGAGAGCCTCTCTACATTCCAATAACACAG GAACCAGCACCCATGACTGAAGATTTGCTGGAGGAACAGTCTGAGGTACTGGCAAAACTAGGGACATCAGCAGAAGGCGCTCATCTTCGGGCACGCATGCAGAGTGCCTGCTTGCTCTCAGATATGGAGTCTTTTAAG GCAGCTAATCCTGGCTGTTGTCTGGAGGATTTTGTGAGGTGGTACTCCCCTCGGGATTACATTGAAGAGGAAGTGGTTGATGAAAAGGGGAATATAGTAATTAAGGGCGAGCTGAGTGCCCGAATGAAGATTCCGAGCAACATGTGGGTAGAGGCCTGGGAGACAGCAAAACCAGTCCCAGCCCGAAGGCAGAAGAGACTCTTTGATGACACtagagaagcagagaag GTGCTTCATTACCTTGCAGTTCAGAAACCAGCTGACCTTGCAAGGCATCTGTTGCCTTGCATCATCCATGCAGCTGTACTCAAGGTAAAGGAAGAAG AAGCACTAGAAGATATCTCTTCAGTTAAGAAGATTATTAAGCAGATAATATCCCATTCCAGTAAAGTTCTACGATTCCCCAGTCCAGAGGACAAGAAGTTGGAA GAAATCATTGCTCAGATTATGAGTGTGGAAGCTATCATTGCCAGGGCCAGgtctctgaaagcaaaatttggggtagagaaatgtgaaaatgaggaggagaaagaagatcTACAAAG ATTCGTAAACTGTCTCCTGGAGCAGCCGGAAGTGTCAGTTATTGGTGCGGGAAGAGGACCTGCTGGTAGCATTATTCACAAGCTGTTTGTGAATGCTCAGAGG GTTTCTGCAGTGCCTCCACTTGATGAAGAATTGAGATCGGTTTCATCAGAGGAGCGAAGACTCAACACGGGGACTGTTTCGGATTTCCCACCGCCCACTGGTCGTGAGGTAATTCTGCGTACAACTGTCCCCCGCCCAGCAACTTACTCCAAACCGCTGCCCCAGCGCATGTACAGCGTGCTGACGAAGGAAGATTTTCGGCTTGCAGGTGCCTTTTCAGCAGATACAACGTTCTTCTGA
- the RAB3GAP1 gene encoding rab3 GTPase-activating protein catalytic subunit isoform X1: protein MAADSEPESEVFEITDFTTASEWERFISKIEEVLNDWKLIGISSGKPLEKGVYTTGVWEEKSDEISFADFKFSITHHFLVQEPSDKDGKEEPVEDALPLPMQDLLCMNNDFPPRAHCLVRWYGLREFVVIAPAANNDAVLSESKCNLLLSSVSITLGNTGCQVPLFVQIHHKWRRMYVGECQGPGVRTDFEMVHLRKVPNQYTHLSGLLDIFKSKIGCPLTPLLPVSMAIRLTYVLQDWQQYFWPQQPPDIDALVGGEVGGLEFGKLPFGACEDPISELHLATTWPHLTEGIIVDNDVYSDLDPIQAPQWSVRVRKADNPQCLLGDFLTEFFKLCRRKESTDEILGRSAFEEEGKEVADITHALSKLTEPAPVPIHKLSVTNMVHSAKKKIRKHRGVDESPLNNEVLNTILLFLFPDAADKLADGFESRTSTSAGNNPPPENEDYTLFSQFKSAPSDSLTYKLALCLCMINFYHGGVKGVAHLWQEFVLEMRYRWENNYLIPGLANGPPDLRCCLLHQKLQMLNCCIERKKARDEGKRGSMPDRSPGGTSGDTGKGADHSGDNPDKEKEVGKSWESWSDSEEEFFECLSDTEDLKGNGQENGKKGGAKEGNKESVNLKPEGRLHPHGKLTLLHPGEPLYIPITQEPAPMTEDLLEEQSEVLAKLGTSAEGAHLRARMQSACLLSDMESFKAANPGCCLEDFVRWYSPRDYIEEEVVDEKGNIVIKGELSARMKIPSNMWVEAWETAKPVPARRQKRLFDDTREAEKVLHYLAVQKPADLARHLLPCIIHAAVLKVKEEEALEDISSVKKIIKQIISHSSKVLRFPSPEDKKLEEIIAQIMSVEAIIARARSLKAKFGVEKCENEEEKEDLQRFVNCLLEQPEVSVIGAGRGPAGSIIHKLFVNAQRLTESSDEVSAVPPLDEELRSVSSEERRLNTGTVSDFPPPTGREVILRTTVPRPATYSKPLPQRMYSVLTKEDFRLAGAFSADTTFF from the exons ATGGCGGCGGACAGCGAA CCCGAGTCGGAGGTGTTTGAGATCACGGACTTCACCACCGCCTCCGAGTGGGAGAG atttatttcaaaaatagaAGAAGTGTTGAATGACTGGAAACTTATTGGGATTTCTTCAGGCAAACCTCTGGAAAAG gGTGTATACACCACAGGAGTGTGGGAAGAGAAATCAGATGAAATTTCATTTGCAGACTTCAAATTCTCAATTACCCATCATTTTCTTGTACAAGAACCCAGTGACAAAGATGGGAAAGAAGAACCGGTAGAAG atgcCCTTCCTCTGCCTATGCAGGACTTGCTGTGCATGAACAATGACTTTCCTCCTAGAGCTCACTGTCTGGTAAGATG GTATGGCTTACGTGAGTTTGTGGTTATTGCTCCGGCTGCAAATAATGACGCAGTTCTTAGTGAATCCAAATGTAACCTTTTGCTGAGTTCTGTTTCCATTACATTGGGGAACACTGGCTG TCAGGTACCACTATTTGTGCAAATACATCATAAATGGCGACGAATGTATGTTGGAGAATGTCAGGGTCCAGGAGTTCGAACTGACTTCGAAATGGTTCATCTTCGCAAAGTGCCAAATCAGTATACTCATTTATCAGGATTACTGGATATCTTCAAATCCAAGATT GGATGCCCTTTAACACCACTGCTTCCGGTTAGTATGGCTATTCGGCTTACGTATGTGCTTCAAGACTGGCAGCAGTATTTCTGGCCGCAGCAGCCACCAG ATATAGATGCTCTAGTTGGGGGAGAAGTTGGAGGCCTTGAGTTTGGGAAGTTACCATTTGGTGCCTGTGAAGATCCTATTAG tgagCTTCATTTAGCTACTACGTGGCCTCACCTAACAGAAGGTATAATTGTCGACAATGATGTTTATTC tgacctGGATCCTATTCAAGCACCCCAGTGGTCCGTGAGAGTCAGAAAAGCAGATAACCCTCAGTGTTTATTGG GTGACTTTCTTACTGAATTCTTCAAGCTTTGCCGTAGGAAGGAGTCAACCGATGAGATACTTGGAAGGTCTGCAtttgaagaggaaggaaaag aggTTGCTGATATTACCCATGCTTTGTCGAAGCTCACAGAGCCAGCACCAGTCCCAATCCATAAATTATCAGTCACGAATATGGTTCacagtgcaaagaaaaaaattcgCAAACACAGAGGTGTAGATGAATCGCCTTTAAACAATGAAGTTCTGAACACTATTCTTCTG TTCTTATTTCCTGATGCTGCTGACAAACTTGCAGATGGATTTGAAAGCAGAACGAGCACTTCAGCAGGAAACAATCCTCCTCCAGAGAATGAAGATTAT ACTCTCTTCAGTCAGTTTAAATCTGCTCCTTCTGATAGTCTGACATACAAACTAGCTTTATGTCTTTGTATGATAAACTTCTACCATGGAGGAGTAAAAGGAGTGGCACATCTTTGGCAAGAATTTGTGTTAGAAATGCGCTACAGATGGGAGAACAATTACCTTATTCCAGG ATTAGCTAATGGCCCTCCAGATCTGAGATGCTGTTTACTGCATCAGAAACTTCAG ATGTTAAATTGTTgcatagaaagaaagaaagcaagagatgaggggaaaagggggagcATGCCTGATCGTTCACCTGGTGGTACTTCTGGTGATACTGGCAAAGGAGCAGACCACTCTGGAGATAACCCtgataaggaaaaagaagttgGCAAGTCTTGGGAATCGTGGAGTGACAGTGAAGAGGAATTTTTTGAATGTCTAAGTGACACAGAAGATCTTAAAGGAAATGggcaggaaaatggaaagaaaggaggagcaAAAGAAGGCAACAAAGAGTCTGTAAACTTAAAACCAGAAGGTCGTCTGCATCCACATGGAAAGCTGACACTGCTGCATCCAGGAGAGCCTCTCTACATTCCAATAACACAG GAACCAGCACCCATGACTGAAGATTTGCTGGAGGAACAGTCTGAGGTACTGGCAAAACTAGGGACATCAGCAGAAGGCGCTCATCTTCGGGCACGCATGCAGAGTGCCTGCTTGCTCTCAGATATGGAGTCTTTTAAG GCAGCTAATCCTGGCTGTTGTCTGGAGGATTTTGTGAGGTGGTACTCCCCTCGGGATTACATTGAAGAGGAAGTGGTTGATGAAAAGGGGAATATAGTAATTAAGGGCGAGCTGAGTGCCCGAATGAAGATTCCGAGCAACATGTGGGTAGAGGCCTGGGAGACAGCAAAACCAGTCCCAGCCCGAAGGCAGAAGAGACTCTTTGATGACACtagagaagcagagaag GTGCTTCATTACCTTGCAGTTCAGAAACCAGCTGACCTTGCAAGGCATCTGTTGCCTTGCATCATCCATGCAGCTGTACTCAAGGTAAAGGAAGAAG AAGCACTAGAAGATATCTCTTCAGTTAAGAAGATTATTAAGCAGATAATATCCCATTCCAGTAAAGTTCTACGATTCCCCAGTCCAGAGGACAAGAAGTTGGAA GAAATCATTGCTCAGATTATGAGTGTGGAAGCTATCATTGCCAGGGCCAGgtctctgaaagcaaaatttggggtagagaaatgtgaaaatgaggaggagaaagaagatcTACAAAG ATTCGTAAACTGTCTCCTGGAGCAGCCGGAAGTGTCAGTTATTGGTGCGGGAAGAGGACCTGCTGGTAGCATTATTCACAAGCTGTTTGTGAATGCTCAGAGG CTGACTGAATCTTCTGATGAG GTTTCTGCAGTGCCTCCACTTGATGAAGAATTGAGATCGGTTTCATCAGAGGAGCGAAGACTCAACACGGGGACTGTTTCGGATTTCCCACCGCCCACTGGTCGTGAGGTAATTCTGCGTACAACTGTCCCCCGCCCAGCAACTTACTCCAAACCGCTGCCCCAGCGCATGTACAGCGTGCTGACGAAGGAAGATTTTCGGCTTGCAGGTGCCTTTTCAGCAGATACAACGTTCTTCTGA